TTGAAATATGTCAGTAATTTGGTTACAGTTTACATTTTTAGTGGGTAATTAGAGGGCATTTTGTACACTTGTCTGTTTTAGCGCGGAAGTTTTACGTAAACTTTAAAtcttgtgtgtgtgtttttgttttttgttttattttgatttgcttTAAACTGAATTTCTTTTATCCTTTACTAATATAAACTCAAACGAAGTATTGGTTATATATTATTTGTGTATATAGTTTATATGATATACTTTACCATTTTGACGTTATTTTAAAAAGCCATGAAGAAAGTCTCTTGTGAGTGGCTGTGTACATAGTTAATAGAGTGATTATATAAGAATAATTGTTATTCGtgaaatattttaatgttttcattgctaattttcaaactttcttgCAAAGCGGACGACGTTCTGCGCAGTCTCAATTGGTGCTGATCTCCTTAGAAATCCCGATAGTCATCTATAAATCagataatatcagaaaaagaatTTATAATGAAAATCCCATGTGGGAATCGAGTATTGACAATCATAAAGGAGTACACTGGTTTTAAACGCTCTGAGGTTTTAGACTAGGTACAATATGGAAAATTTCAGACTTTAAAATGTGTGGTATGCTTACGATATATTTATTGGAGAACAAATTAGAAACTGAAGCGTTTCTGAGCTTAAAATTATTTGTCAAAATCAACGAATAAACAGCAACAAAACTTAGGGTGTAAATACAGTAGGCTAAGTTTAAGACAGAAAGTAGAGTTAAATCAGCCCTATTGTGCATAATAAAACAGAAGAGTGCCTAAATTTTTcgcttataaaaggaacatgtATTTACAGAACTGCTTTCCacgagattttttttcttttaaataaaactttaaaaataatgataaaatgttaaaatgggAGGTCGTCGTGAAGATTTGAATTAATTGAGCGTCAGAAACGATCAACAGCAATTCTGTTTTACGAAGGTGTCGTAGTGTTACCATTTTCCGTCAGAGTCACAATTTTTGGCGTGGGACAAAAAACTTATTACTTAACACAGAGCCTTCAGATCTCTGTATACAAAACACTTGTCGTTTGTTATCGTTTATTTAAACAGTCAAAATCTTTCCCCGAGTCCTTTATCACAAAGCGGCATTTCATAAAAGTCGCGATGTCCTGTGAAGGAAGTTGTTTTAGCACattctttattaattttagaggGTAGCCTCTCGCCACAGATCACATGCATACCATCACTTGAAGAAGCGCTGGTTACAATTAAAGAACACGAATTGGCAAACTCTCTTAAGTTCAGCGTTCATTCGGTAACGAAGGACTTCGGCGTTACTGGTACttctttaaattttcatttttaaagagaaaaagTACTTACGATAGGTAATTTTCACACGTACTGATTTCGTTATCGCGCGAAATATAGTACACAGATTACATGCAAACTCTTTGTGCGAAAATATAGTACAGTGGACTCTTTataactcgaacagccacgggGAATCGGAAACCGTTCGAGTTATAGGGAGGTTCGGGTGGGAGTTTTTCcaagtttttgtataaattttgtacaAATGGCCAATTAAGCGTGATTTTTGTCCCTTATATGGAATGTGGACGAATTCTTTCTTTGTACAGGATAAAATGTCTTAAGGCTAAAAACGgactaaaaaaatacaaaatatttcaaCGATTTATTCTTGGGAAGAAAAGAAATCAGAAATTAGAGTTTGTTTTCTTGTATGAAGGACACGTGTAGGTATGAAACATTCGAATCAGTTAAGAGTCTATTTACGTTTACAGAGccaaaacaatgcaaaaaaacTGCTTGTGTCATAAAGTTCTAGATACATGTTGCGacgttcgagttatagagaggaAATACCCGAAGAGACTGAAAaaaaagttcgagttaaggagagattcgagttataaaagttcgagttaaggagagattcgagttataaGAGTTTGAGTAATAGAGagttttttatgagaatttATTAGGAAACTGCCACCGTGCCAGCGAAATCGTTTGATTTAATTCGGGTTATAGGGGTTCGAGTTATAGATAGTCCACTGTACTACAGTTTACATAAAAGAAACCcatctatttttttgtttaaaaccatGAATTTTACCATTTTATCCTTGTCATTTGTAAAACTTAAATCTGCACCGGAATTAATACGcacgaaatatatattttatttctgcGCGAAAAATAATGGGAGAAGCAATTTTTAcgatttatttctttttcagaCTTTTGtcggattttttctttatttcgcggtaagaaatttttgcgaatcaagTGTTTACAAACTATAATAACCTCACATTTATGCCATTTGTTATGACTCTTTCCATCTATCCGCTTAAATTTCCAtttaatttttaaggaaaatatcAAAGTTTGGCGAATAAAGAAGTTTCTAATTTTGTTTcacgagaatttttttttcgcgaatccaaggatattttttttcacatttcgaATAAATATCATTTCCGTGGATAATTGTAGCTGCTGACCGCGTTGATTATCTCACCCTGAAACTACGGTGTCAAATTATCCATTTGACAGTATACATGCAGATAGTTCTCTAACGCGCcaacaaagaataaaataaattgcttAATATCCGGGTATTccataacatttaaaaaaaaaatcaattgtcaTGCTTCACAGCCATTTCCAATGATGTTTACTCGAATTTTCGTGTAAAATTTACATGTACGAATTGGAAACCCGTGCATTGTTAGGTTGATAAATATTTCTTCGTGTTTCGtaacaaataaaatatactcgtaatatatatctttttcgCTTTGTTCTtgatattaaaaaatcgaaaaaagacCTTGATTCAAAAAGTTCGCGCAATGTGTCGCAAAAAATATTGTTCCATTTTACAAAAGGTGAGGATGTAAATCTAATCTATGTTTTATTCGAAATTCAGATTTTACAAAGAACGCTCACAAGGTTTACTGGTCTGATGGGATTGTAGCATTTTCAGGAGTACCTTTTTTTTTGGTGGGATGTAAAGTTTTGGTTTGCCAGTTTGGAAGAGATCGTAACGGCGGGATAAAACAGAGAAGCAAATTAAACAAAGCTTCTTTGGTAACATATTTACAAATTCTTTGTCATCTTTTCCTTACTCTTCATTTTCTTCCTGATTGAATTTTTTGTAAGACATTTCATGTGCTACGTTTTCATAGCATTATCTTGGCTACAGTAGTAAAACTAGGCGTGAACAATCGAGCAAAAAATGCGACTGCTCTGCTCAAGTACAGATAAAAGAAATTATACAATTTCCTGAAGACAAGGTGAGTTTAACTTAAAAAGGAGTCAACATACAGTCGCATGCGCAACGATAATTAATTTTGAATAACACTTAGCTGATATCCCCGTCTTGTAGGTCTTCACAGATACCACTCATAATCGAAGAAAGATGTCATCAAAGTTGCGCGACGCTCTTAAAAAATACGCATGCGACGTTAAATTCAACCGGCAGTTTATCGTCATTATACCCAACGTGGGAACCCATCGTGGACATTCACCGCCCAAGGTATTTCTTAACATTTTGCTGACTAagtttttttgatgatttttcaTGACAAATCatcatgacaaaaaaaattatgttttacttTACTCTAAAATAACACTCATTTCTAAATTCCCACTTAAAGTTAAATTCCGCTCTTCGCTATATAAGAACTTAGGCCAGCTTATTTTTGCATCCTAGTCCCTTGAGTTTGTTGCCTGATTTAAACAAAGTTTCTTCGCCGCCTGCCccaatgtcaaaaaggcaagaacCCCTGGAGAGGAGATTGTATGTTTTGCAATTTTGTAGTCTCGaatgtcttttttttgtttaagtaTGCCCAGTTTTCACGTTTTTTTTTAGGTTGTTGCGAAAATTCTTTAATGTTCAAAGCCGGTCAACTGCAAACTTGTCGGGTTCGTTATTTTGCAACCTAGTGCCCAGATTACGTTAGTAGTTTGATTATTTTGCATTATACCTTGACGAAAGAGTTCTATTTCGGTTGGCGGCATAATGCTTGAAATGGTTtccgttttttattttaaggagGATAGCTACAAATAAGtaccaaaaagaaattttttggttaatattttgtaatgttatttataaattttttattgtagcTAATTTATTGATTAttccactttttttttcaaaaatcatcACGGCACTACACGGCGTTTTGGACTAAATTTGGCGTTTAAAAAGAAACTTTAGTCCCCTTACTTCATTAagtacaaattaaaaaagataattaaTTATAAACCTATGACGCTATAGAAATTGCTTTGTTTTTACAGTTTTCTTAAGCGAAATATTTAGGCCTGAGACCTGATGTCAATTATACCGCGCCTTTTGATTGGTTAAGGcgtgagtatacaaaaaagggtgtgatattttaaaatgcttttaattcaccaaaactttatttgatatattaatgtatatatttttagaaagcctaTATGATTACCTATATAAtcctataaaaattattaagaaaaaataaagtttgaaggtttaatagacacgaaaaaaaaaatgaccctCTCCTACAAATGCGATCTgttttacaaaactactaatTTCTCAAGTTTGCTGCTTGCTT
This is a stretch of genomic DNA from Hydractinia symbiolongicarpus strain clone_291-10 chromosome 9, HSymV2.1, whole genome shotgun sequence. It encodes these proteins:
- the LOC130656499 gene encoding uncharacterized protein LOC130656499 isoform X4, which encodes MEEASGETNQTPKENSRDTGEVAGDQVTVGAEVNHDVDKTLYDAEEFLSNFAGLRDENEQLKQANHELQLQLEKARQDIEQLQLDKQTLEAQLLQEREQSKEELWKVRSEFQALQDERLQWKEKYLNVCMKAANQPTGLGEGSTSSGNKSKGLKRKQGSMSNLNESNSDDFYSNLSSTFGLNDQDDQQPEGSLSPQITCIPSLEEALVTIKEHELANSLKFSVHSVTKDFGVTDFTKNAHKVYWSDGIVAFSGVPFFLVGCKVLVCQFGRDRNGGIKQRSKLNKASLHYLGYSSKTRREQSSKKCDCSAQVQIKEIIQFPEDKVFTDTTHNRRKMSSKLRDALKKYACDVKFNRQFIVIIPNVGTHRGHSPPKVVAKIL